The nucleotide sequence GCACGTCTGGATGAAAGGGATATAGTGGTCTCCCCTTCGGGAGTGGTCCGAAGCGGCGGGCGGCAAAGTCGACGGTTTCCTTCAAGGACCTGGTTCTTTCTGTCCACATCAATTGTTGTCATTGGAGTGCTTCTGTTCTGCGGTTCTGGCTGTGCATGATCTCCAGTGGCTTGATCTTCGTTTCTCTCATGCTCTGCTGGCTGCTGCTTCTTGGTCGTAGTGAGATATGCATGTAATCTTTCGGTTTTTGTCAAGTTTTTGCCTTTGTAATTTAGCATCATTGTATCCTAATCGGTTGATGGCTTCATTAATTTGAAGtcgggcctttcgtgccttttttCTAAATAAAGGGAGGAGCCATGCAGAAACCACCCTCATATTTTAGTTAACAACCAGCAGTACATGTAGAAAATAATGTTTTATTAGGAATATTAAAATGGTTTAAACATATACCCATATAGTTTAAACCCTAACTCCAATTTTGACAGATTATATTTGGAAATTAATTAAAAAAATGTGTAGAATTTTAATACAATGTTGTTTTgtttgttgaacatttttaaaatgctatTTAGTGTGCAACTTAAGCGACGTGCACAATCCGTCTTTCTTTCGTACCGGTGTAGACCCGGATTGAAAATCAACACCTCCGCAAAATCATTTTAGAGACGAAATAAACCATCTATAATGACACATGCATGTCTCGTCAAAACCTCCAGGGGAAGAAAGCGGATTTCTCATCTTatgtggtgagagagagagagagagagagagagagagagagagagagagagagagagagagagagagagagaaagagagaggatatGCGCAACACAGATGGGACCTATTTGGGATCTTCAGTCATGGTTATTGTGTTAGGGACATGCGGTATTTTTTCTCTTTCGTTACAACGCACAGACTCTTTTGCTGCTATATTATGTATTATTAGAATGCGTATTATTTTCTCAAGCCCTTCCATATAAAATAATTAGTTGCATGTGTATTCTTTTTCTCAAACCCTTCCATATCAAATACTTAGTTGCATGGGTATTCTTTTTTGTTTCTGTTATTTTTTCGTTGCCAAATTTTTTCGCCGGCACAATTTTTTTGGCGTTGACACTAGCTAGTTGTACATGCATCAACATGTGTCATCATAACAACATCGACTCTCATCATTTATGATGATATGACTACATCGACACGATGTTATTTACTACACGCATGCATACATGGCAATTTTTTCTCACTCAAAGCATGGCAATTATAATTAAAACAATCTGGCAAATCTTAATATgcatttgccatggcaattttgttTGTGTGTTTTGACATGCACAACAATGTTTTTAAAAAATTAGCATACACAACATGACATTTTGTACATGGCAACTTACATTTTTTTTGGCATGGCAAATTTACCAATATTGCCATGGAAATTTTCCTTTATCATACATCCAAATTTAATTTTAAACACTCATGGcatatatttttttacttttcaTTTTTTGACCCGGCATTTTTACTTTTATGGACAATGTCAAATGTAGTTTATACAACATGGCAACTTTACACTTTTTTGGACCATGGCATGTTTCATTGCTTTTCAACCATGGAACAATTTACTTTTTAATTTTCTCACAACAAATTTACCTGCATTTTACCATGGAAATTTACTTCAACATGCATGCCAAGTTTAATTTAGGCGCTCATGGCAACTTTTATTTctattttgccatggcaattttatttttgtcGACATTGGAAAATTTAATATACATCCATGGCAAATCTGAGTCATTCAAGGGAATTTTCTGCCTTCATGGGACCATGGTAAATTTGCTTATCAAAACACGGCAACTACTACTTAACAACATTTTTGTACGCTTTTTTTTGTGTTCTGCGTGTATAGCAATTTTTAATCCACATTATTTTGTCTTCACTTACATTATAAATTTACCTCACAATTTTAATCGTTTTTTTTGGCACCATGTATGTACAGATGGAAATTGCCACAAATTTTTCCTTTTGGGCCATTGCAAAAGAACTTTTTTATCCATGGCAATTTTCTGGTTTATTAAGTTGATGGCATTTTATTTCTTAGCACAACAAAAACTGGACTTCTATTTGTCATagaaaaaatatcatcttttcGTTTTGTTTAACTACTGGGCCTTTTCCAATTATCTTTTACAAGGATACATCCTGTAGGTAGGGGCGTTGAGTAGGCGTTCAGGCTGTGAGGGTTCCCCTATCGAACGAAATTAATTGTCAAGGAGTAATGATTGTACCAAACATTTCGTTCTGTCTGGCCCCTCCCCAGACCGAATGTTTAGCCAATATCAGTGTCCCATCTTTTTGGAACATCAACACCTGGCTTCCACAGAGTTTTTCTTATTAGAATGGTTTCCAGTAAGTAATCACATCATGATCAGAAGCATATTTGACATATTTGTGTTGAACTTACTCGCAGAAAAAAAATATTGCTCTCTTCGTCTCAAATTACTTGTCTTGCatttgtctagatacatatatatttagatatgttttagtgttagatacatccgtagctaaacaaatctaagacaagtaatttaggACGAAGGTAATACTACTTAACATCGTTTTCATTGATTTAATAGTATCACTGAACATATTTATTTTTAGATGAAAATGGTGTACACGCATACATTGATTTCCAGGGATATATATCGTACACTTTAGCAAGTATTTAAGCTGTTGGCGATCTTGACCAGAGCATCACAGAGCTCCGTAGGCCTAGAGCTCATGATGGCATGGTCAGCTCCGGCGATCTCCTCGACCTCCGTGCCAGGGCTCAACATCACCATCCAACGCTGCATCTCCTCGGTGCTGGAGCCATCAGCCTTGGCTACCATGTATATCTTCTTCACCGACCCGTAGTTGTCATCGGTGAGCAGGCTTGTATCCTTCATCACTGGATCCTTCATGAACTGGTTTCCCGGCCtcaccaacatttttgcaaggGCCAAATCCTGCATCAACATTGTGAACTGAATCACTGGGTCTGCTAAAATTTGGTAAGGCGAAGAGTTCATTGCTATAGTATATCTATCTTTGCGAATATTTCAGAGAATCATGTTGATGAGATTAGTTCATTATGGGAGATCAATAGGATGTTAAATCGTGTTGTGCACCTCAGGTGGACTTTGCTGGTAATACTTGCGTGCTAAGAAGTCTGGGCCCATTATGATTGCAACTCCTGCACCCTCGTTGTTATTGATTGGCAGCATCTCGCAGTCCATGAGTAGTCCCTTCGATGATGTTCTTCGCATGAACTAATTCCATCAACACAAGATAAGATAAAAATTAGCATTAATATTGGAGTTACAGAGTCGGAGACCAACCTTTATATTCCAACAGAAAATGGTTCATAACCTCCTTCAAACATTTATAATTTGATTACCCATAACTTTCATTAGTACTCATTCCGTTCTGAATTAGTTATCTTAGATTTGTCTTGATACGGATGTATCTCAACGTGTTTAGAtgcatctgtatctagacaaatctaaaaaaACTAATTTAAGACGGAGGTACTATTAGATACTTGAAAAGACATGTACATATACATTTTGGAATATATTCCCTCTATCCCATATTagttgtcttaaatttgtctaaagaCGGATGTAtatagtgttagatacatctgtatctagataaatctaataCAACTAATTTAGGACGGAGGTAATATGTTTGTAGTGTTGTAATTTTATCGACTATTATAAAATGCACACATGTTACAACAGAAACTTGTTGTTGAAGTTATATATTGAAAACATATCAAATTTTGTATATTTGACTAAGATGAGCTTGCCGGCCTCACCAACATAGGGAACTGATATAGAGAGGGGATGTTTTGGTCAACACTCAACAGAGAATAACAAAAAGAAAACCATCCACAATTGACATACCTCCTCGGTGGTGACGCCCATGTGCTTCCCGACGCTCGGCATCGCGGCGGCCGCGAACACGGCAGCGGCGATCTTGCCGGGGAACCTCTCCATGGCTAGCGCCAAGC is from Triticum aestivum cultivar Chinese Spring chromosome 3A, IWGSC CS RefSeq v2.1, whole genome shotgun sequence and encodes:
- the LOC123059179 gene encoding esterase PIR7B; the protein is MESTQSNSVRSHFILVHGLCHGAWCWYKVVAALEAAGHRVTAIDLAASGTHPARVDEVHSFEEYSRPLLDVVAAAPAGDGERLILVGHSHGGLSLALAMERFPGKIAAAVFAAAAMPSVGKHMGVTTEEFMRRTSSKGLLMDCEMLPINNNEGAGVAIIMGPDFLARKYYQQSPPEDLALAKMLVRPGNQFMKDPVMKDTSLLTDDNYGSVKKIYMVAKADGSSTEEMQRWMVMLSPGTEVEEIAGADHAIMSSRPTELCDALVKIANSLNTC